The Megalobrama amblycephala isolate DHTTF-2021 linkage group LG7, ASM1881202v1, whole genome shotgun sequence genome window below encodes:
- the chrna9a gene encoding neuronal acetylcholine receptor subunit alpha-9 — protein sequence MFSSLVVFSAQGRFAQKLLKDLMENYSNALRPVEDTDKALNVTLQITLSQIKDMDERNQVLTTYLWVRQIWHDAYLRWDKDEYDGLEVIRIPSDLVWRPDIVLYNNADEEDSSGPPGTNVVLRYNGEITWDSPAITKSSCKVDVSYFPFDSQECNLTFGSWTYNGNQVDITMGMESGDLSDFVENVEWECHGMPAVKNVIMYGCCSDPYPDITYTVLLKRRSSFYIFNLLLPCFLISFLAPLGFYLPADSGEKVSLGVTVLLALTVFQLMVAESMPPSESVPLIGKYYIATMTMITASTSLTIFIMNIHFCGAEAKPVPHWAKVLIIDYMSKIFFVYEVGENCTTPESDRGPLFSEDPLASLERDGYFDKGFYGDCQHDDRTHSQFNGYNHRDHRHGNGYHHNNSDYRQHRNQHQRRTRSSSNSPVRQSAHHPKYTHYIGRDGSDKLPLTSQEKLNDSELSIPEKLNGFTYDHGNGYLNGVGYLHDNGYSKTFGVDRYNKTPTGTGYVCVCGQHQKVVRNIDYIANCFREQRAHQAKGAEWKKVAKVMDRFFMWVFFIMVFLMSILVMAKAT from the exons GATGAAAGGAACCAGGTGTTGACCACATACCTGTGGGTGCGTCAGATTTGGCATGATGCTTACCTGCGCTGGGATAAAGATGAGTATGATGGACTTGAGGTCATTCGAATACCCAGCGATCTTGTTTGGAGACCAGACATCGTTCTGTATAACAA TGCGGATGAAGAGGACTCCTCGGGACCCCCAGGCACTAATGTGGTCTTGAGGTATAATGGTGAGATCACTTGGGACTCCCCTGCTATCACTAAGAGTTCCTGTAAGGTGGATGTCTCTTATTTCCCCTTTGATAGTCAAGAGTGCAACCTTACCTTTGGCTCCTGGACCTATAATGGCAATCAG GTGGACATTACTATGGGCATGGAGAGTGGTGACCTTTCAGACTTTGTGGAAAACGTGGAATGGGAGTGTCATGGCATGCCAGCCGTTAAGAACGTCATTATGTATGGCTGCTGCTCGGACCCTTACCCTGACATAACGTACACAGTCCTTCTCAAACGGCGATCTTCCTTCTACATCTTCAACTTGCTTCTGCCGTGTTTCCTCATCTCTTTCCTGGCTCCGCTGGGCTTCTACCTGCCTGCTGATTCTGGGGAGAAGGTCTCACTGGGGGTGACGGTGCTGCTGGCTCTGACTGTATTTCAGCTGATGGTGGCAGAGAGTATGCCACCTTCGGAAAGTGTTCCACTAATTG GAAAATATTACATTGCGACAATGACCATGATAACAGCCTCTACATCATTGACTATCTTCATCATGAACATACACTTTTGTGGAGCGGAAGCAAAACCTGTGCCTCACTGGGCCAAAGTCCTGATAATAGACTACATGTCAAAGATCTTTTTTGTGTATGAGGTAGGGGAGAATTGCACCACACCAGAAAGCGACCGAGGCCCATTGTTCTCTGAAGACCCGCTGGCTAGCCTGGAGAGAGATGGGTATTTTGATAAAGGGTTTTATGGAGACTGTCAGCATGATGACAGAACCCACAGTCAGTTTAATGGGTATAATCACAGAGACCACCGGCATGGGAATGGGTACCATCACAACAACAGTGACTATCGGCAACATAGGAACCAGCATCAAAGGAGGACCCGCTCATCTTCAAATTCCCCTGTCCGACAGAGTGCCCATCATCCAAAATACACACACTACATTGGTCGGGATGGAAGCGATAAGCTCCCACTGACAAGCCAGGAAAAACTAAATGATAGCGAACTCTCCATTCCAGAAAAACTTAATGGATTCACTTACGATCATGGCAATGGCTATCTCAATGGAGTTGGCTATCTCCATGATAATGGCTACAGCAAAACCTTTGGAGTAGACAGATACAATAAGACCCCCACTGGCACAGGATATGTATGTGTCTGTGGCCAACATCAGAAAGTGGTGCGAAACATTGACTACATAGCTAACTGTTTCAGAGAGCAGAGGGCACACCAGGCAAAAGGGGCCGAGTGGAAGAAGGTTGCCAAGGTGATGGACAGGTTCTTCATGTGGGTGTTTTTCATCATGGTATTCCTCATGAGTATCCTTGTCATGGCCAAGGCAACCTAG